Part of the Cyprinus carpio isolate SPL01 chromosome A1, ASM1834038v1, whole genome shotgun sequence genome is shown below.
cataaaaggtatgaaagtcatagtcagaatactccatctgccatcagacgtgcaatctgagttatatgaagcgacgggaacactttttgtaagcaaagaaaacaaaaataacaactttattcaacaattcctctgtcaacagtctcctctgtgtctctccatatcactgtaatctgtgtgtgctcttctgtatcatacGTGTCACgtagctaaatacacgtagaaactgTTTTCTATAGGTGTAGATCGCACGATGGTCACAAGAGGTCGCACTTccgagaaaaaagaaaaaataacttttgtgcGGCGCCCCCCAGTCATTTAGCGCCCTAGGCCCTAATATGTCGCCTATGCCACGGGCCGGCCCTGGGAGTATGTTAATGTAAATGATGTATATTTAGttattgtttgcttttattttcatcAGTATAAGAAAAGTCAATGCATAGTAATATGAATAATcatgcattatataaaacatatgaataCTACAACACAATATTAAGCTTACATTTTGTATGATCCATGGTACAATAATGTGAGCCAAAACACGTATAGCAGTTCTccctggtggtctagtggttaggattcggcgctctcaccgccgcggcccgggttcgattcccggtcagggaacgacttctttttttattattattattatacaatacagTTCAACAAAGTCATTCGACAAATTGAGTCGTCAGTTAAAGGTTCTAAATAGTATATTTATTAGTGCTAAAGGATCTGCGCCTGCGAACaccatagaaaacagttacacAGGTATCAGAATATCGTCTGGAGAATGGTATGATTAAGTCTCGGCTGGTATGTAAAAGaaaccattttaaatacattctATTTCATAAACGGACAGACAAAAGCTccaaattgcaactttttttttttaactcatatgCACAAACCAAAACACTCAAAGTTatcagcagagtggcgcagcggaagcgtgctgggcccataacccagaggtcgatggatcgaaaccatcctctgctaggcgttttatttctgtgtgtgtttaatattatttcaagCATTATATTtggttctttttcttttcttaagcttttataaatttttttagaaagaaaacaaattgtaatTCTGCGCCTGAACAACTTTTACggttttattttaaagcttaGATTAACATATGAATCATAAAggtttcaaaatatctttaaagaAGCTACATATAATCTAATCTTGCAGACATCTTCAAGCTTTATAAACTAATTCCACGTTTCCACAGCGAGTTGTCAGCTGGAGATTTGGACATGCAAAATGTTGGAAAATATCAGATCAACGTTTGGAGTTCAGGTTATGTTGGCAGAACTATTCTTTggaaaataacatatatttaacaAAGAAAGGCGCTACAAAACAGTTGCGCCCAACGTGGGGCTCGAACCCACGACCCTGAGATTAAGAGTctcatgctctaccgactgagctagccGGGCTGATACATAGCAACAATTGGCCACAGTATTCGAAACAAACAACGATTATTAATGCCAAATATTTTCCAACATCTCTAtgtttaaacacctttaataacaatatttacagTACTTAAAAACAGCACACTTTTTGTATTGCAAAACCCGTTTACACCGTGCGGTTAATACAAAAGGAAACGCCAATGGACGCTCCATTTTTATGTGCTCGTGCACCACCTGCTgctcatttttaatattacaattcacGGACAGTCAACATTAAAACACCAAGACAAATTGCTTTAACCGGTGCTAATCCACCGAACTTAATCTTCCTATTAATGTTTCAATTTTATTTCTTATGCCTCTTTTCTTTCTTATGTAAATGATTccatgaatattaaaatgattgctTTGACATTCAGAAGACTGCTGGGTTCATAAGAGGCATGAGTTGGAAGCCCTGCATTGTCATCAGATATGTTATATCAGACTCCTCCACAAGAGGCCGACTGCTGATGGGTCTTGAGGTTGCAGATCCAGGCGAATCGTTTCCCACAGCGGGGACAGATGAAGGGTTTCTCTCCTGTATGAACTCTTTGGTGTTTCTTGAGGTTGCCTGCCTCTGTGAAAAGCTTCCCACACGTATCACACTTAAAGGGCCTCTCTCCTGTATGCACTCGCTGGTGGGCCACAACATTGGACAACCCAGGGAACGCCTTTCCACAATACTTACAAACGTAGCTTTTCCGTCTACCTTTCTCCATGTGCTTTGGTAGTTGGAGCCTGCCATGAGAAGCCCCAGGGTGAGGTAAGTTGGACATCATTTGGGGAATCACAGTGAAATATGAAGGGTTTGTTCTACTTGCAGTCTCTGTCTGAATCACTTCAGGTCTACTGATTTGGCCTGCCGCTTCAGTTTGGCTTTGCCTCAAAATGGCAGCTTGATTCCACCTTTCCTCTTCTCTTATAGGCCCATCTTCTGCTCCTGCATTTCTTACAGCATGTGTTAGAGTAGATGATGCTCCATCCCTTCCACCTTTGGAGCTTCTAATAGATGATACAGTCTCTGTCTGAACCAGCATACAGTCTTGATCCTGGTCCGAATCTGTATATGAGCAGGATGGATGTTTGGGCCAGTGCATAAAGCTGGTTTTAGGTTCTGCAGGTCTGTCATACAACAAGCAGTCCGTTCCTGATATTTCAGTGGCTGTCTTTTCTCTGCTGAGCAGAGTGTGGTTCGTGGGTGAAGTTCTGCTTTTCACCATTCCCTTGTGTACGTGCCCTGAGCCTGTGAGAGCTGCGGTTTCTCCTGCTGTTAGACCCTTGCTAGGTCGAACAGAAAACCTGTGGTACTGGTGCTGTTGAGGCCTACTTGGACTGGACTCAATAGTACCTAGATGTAAATATGTTCAGATACTGTCAGACCACTTTTAATCTCTTAGTTCTAAATTTAAGATGACATTGAAATCTGTTTagtaaaaaagttttatatagtgtgcatatacagtgtatatatgcATTGAAAGGTTAAACCTTCACctgtttactttttcatttactcaccctgtacACGCAGTCCAGTGGATGGAGAAATGTTGGTTCTCTGGCTCCTATCCTGTCCGTTTTCACTCAAATGGGAAAATTCCACCTCTATAggctggaaataaaataaaactacattaatttttttgttttgatcctAAAGTGGCTTACTTTTACTTTGCAGCTGTAGTCCTACTTTGTCctatttttatttgcatcttaAGAGAACAGTAAATCAACAAACCTTCTCTGTACCAGGTGCATCTGTGCTTCTGGCTGGTGAGCTAGAAAGTCTTCCGCTACAAAATTCTGTATTTGACTCTGCTGAGATAAGAGAACAAATGGTCATTTTACTGGATACTAGATTCCAGGCAGAAGTATGTAAATATGTGATAGTTGCTGataacacaatttttatttttgggtgaactctccctttaatgaaatgtatgcatctattcttattatattatattcaacaCAAATGGTATCATAATACTCTACCACTGACTTAAGCATCAAATAGAGGACTCATCGGCCCTCTACTCACCATCTTGCACAATTACAGCTTGTGCCTGGCTTCTTTCCCACTGGTCATTCAGATCTTCCTTTATCACTATTGTTTCTGGTTCTCCGACTTCCCCCTGTCCTTGCTGCTGAACACATGAAACAAGGTTATGTGTTACAACATGGCCCTGGCTGACACATAAACATCAAGGTAATATACTGAAATGCATGAAGCTTTCCGTGAGCAAATTAAGTAGCAGTTTCTTGTTTATGATGAACTGTGTAAGGTTCCTTAATAACTGAAGACTGACTGTACAAACAGCTGTGGACGTTTCattctttaaaagtatttatGCCACTGCTGAACAACCAGAGTATGATGTATTAGTATTTAACAATGCTTGTGTTTCCTTTAGTCAGGTATGTGGATCTAATCATATCACATTTTATTCATCACGACATTGTTGTTTCACATGGAAAATCAGAAGTTATGTTATTGCACAGTGCTGACTAAATTCTGGATATTGGTAAGTCAATTTTATACTTGTGGTTGCAAAGGCAGTGACCACCTGATGATTCCATAAGGTTTTACTTCCTCCAACTTCCTGCCTTCAGAGTCAGCAATTGTTATAAGACCAATGTTCttcaaaagacaaacacaaaatgagtgcagaaatgtttatttaaacatgttGAACACTTATTATACCAAAAACTGTATTTCGACTAAGTTGCTTCATCCTTTTGTACAGTACACCACAGGACAGAGCTTTACTATGAATTTgctaattatataaaaacacacttcgactaaaaaaaaaaaaactatgtaaatcatgtatataatttaaatgaaagtcTTATTCAGAAGACATATGATGGTGGTATAATACACACATGAGCAGTGATCTGGTGATCATTTATTGACTCCTAGAGAAAGCAGTTCTTCTGCAGTTAACAGATCAGAATGGTACTTCTGTTGGTGGTTTTTGAGGTTTCGTATCCAGGCGAACGTCTGTCCACACTGAGAACAACTATACGGTCGCTCTCCTGTGTGGACTTTCTGGTGTTTTCTCAGGTTTCCCGCCTCTGCAAAGAACTTCCCACAGGTGTTACACTTGAACGGCTTCTCGCCCGTGTGAATCCGCTGGTGGATCACCACCTTTTTGGGGCGGTTGAAAACTTTGCCACAATATGTGCAGGCAAAAAGTTTTTCG
Proteins encoded:
- the LOC109045939 gene encoding zinc finger protein 528-like isoform X1, whose translation is MTGDAALSEADTVLIKDEMFEEDQAQQRLFIRDGGVKETPSQTGEACFADVQMVKDDAQVSGMQQPSLEQQGQGEVGEPETIVIKEDLNDQWERSQAQAVIVQDAESNTEFCSGRLSSSPARSTDAPGTEKPIEVEFSHLSENGQDRSQRTNISPSTGLRVQGTIESSPSRPQQHQYHRFSVRPSKGLTAGETAALTGSGHVHKGMVKSRTSPTNHTLLSREKTATEISGTDCLLYDRPAEPKTSFMHWPKHPSCSYTDSDQDQDCMLVQTETVSSIRSSKGGRDGASSTLTHAVRNAGAEDGPIREEERWNQAAILRQSQTEAAGQISRPEVIQTETASRTNPSYFTVIPQMMSNLPHPGASHGRLQLPKHMEKGRRKSYVCKYCGKAFPGLSNVVAHQRVHTGERPFKCDTCGKLFTEAGNLKKHQRVHTGEKPFICPRCGKRFAWICNLKTHQQSASCGGV
- the LOC109045939 gene encoding zinc finger protein 528-like isoform X2, whose product is MTGDAALSEADTVLIKDEMFEEDQAQQRLFIRDGGVKETPSQTGEACFADVQMVKDDAQVSGMQQPSLEQGQGEVGEPETIVIKEDLNDQWERSQAQAVIVQDAESNTEFCSGRLSSSPARSTDAPGTEKPIEVEFSHLSENGQDRSQRTNISPSTGLRVQGTIESSPSRPQQHQYHRFSVRPSKGLTAGETAALTGSGHVHKGMVKSRTSPTNHTLLSREKTATEISGTDCLLYDRPAEPKTSFMHWPKHPSCSYTDSDQDQDCMLVQTETVSSIRSSKGGRDGASSTLTHAVRNAGAEDGPIREEERWNQAAILRQSQTEAAGQISRPEVIQTETASRTNPSYFTVIPQMMSNLPHPGASHGRLQLPKHMEKGRRKSYVCKYCGKAFPGLSNVVAHQRVHTGERPFKCDTCGKLFTEAGNLKKHQRVHTGEKPFICPRCGKRFAWICNLKTHQQSASCGGV
- the LOC109045939 gene encoding zinc finger protein 528-like isoform X3, with amino-acid sequence MTGDAALSEADTVLIKDEMFEEDQAQQRLFIRDGGVKETPSQTGEACFADVQMVKDDAQVSGMQQPSLEQQGQGEVGEPETIVIKEDLNDQWERSQAQAVIVQDESNTEFCSGRLSSSPARSTDAPGTEKPIEVEFSHLSENGQDRSQRTNISPSTGLRVQGTIESSPSRPQQHQYHRFSVRPSKGLTAGETAALTGSGHVHKGMVKSRTSPTNHTLLSREKTATEISGTDCLLYDRPAEPKTSFMHWPKHPSCSYTDSDQDQDCMLVQTETVSSIRSSKGGRDGASSTLTHAVRNAGAEDGPIREEERWNQAAILRQSQTEAAGQISRPEVIQTETASRTNPSYFTVIPQMMSNLPHPGASHGRLQLPKHMEKGRRKSYVCKYCGKAFPGLSNVVAHQRVHTGERPFKCDTCGKLFTEAGNLKKHQRVHTGEKPFICPRCGKRFAWICNLKTHQQSASCGGV